The following are encoded together in the Schistocerca americana isolate TAMUIC-IGC-003095 chromosome 6, iqSchAmer2.1, whole genome shotgun sequence genome:
- the LOC124620274 gene encoding uncharacterized protein LOC124620274 — translation MTAEATTVLPAWLDKQFAETSLKESDASRDLKVTSVAVHRATATGDNYLSDVYRMTVKLECDASPHGSSLSLIIKCLPTREAMQKMAQEMQAFEKETRMFCDTIPAMSQILEKAAPGKCTQLSAKCFASGRQPVSYLVLEDLKARGFSLAKRCSGLDLAHSKLVVRKLAEFHAASVKLFEQDPSALDNYLVFKSFHGPTAQQLETFLKQGCRLLADQLDTLDGSFSEYAPRIRTLAESIFPRLADLTQRKGKFRVLTHADTWVNNIMFRYAAGVVQDVVLLDFQLSSYISPSIDLQYFTHTSLTEEVYANHLTDLLKEYHSRLIEVMDDIGISTDKQMSFEELLEDFEAHALYAVFSAVAVLPIVRTQDETRFDVEASLNESDSAANRNTFASAQYTQAIKQMLPEFEKRGLL, via the coding sequence ATGACCGCGGAAGCCACCACCGTGCTGCCTGCGTGGCTGGACAAGCAGTTCGCGGAGACTTCGCTGAAGGAGAGCGACGCGTCCAGAGACTTGAAGGTCACCTCGGTGGCTGTGCACAGGGCGACGGCTACGGGCGACAACTACCTCAGCGACGTCTACCGCATGACTGTCAAGCTGGAGTGCGACGCCAGTCCCCATGGCAGCTCCCTGTCACTGATCATCAAGTGCCTCCCGACGCGAGAGGCGATGCAGAAGATGGCGCAGGAGATGCAAGCCTTCGAGAAAGAGACTCGCATGTTCTGCGATACCATTCCCGCGATGTCACAAATCCTGGAGAAGGCGGCACCCGGTAAATGCACGCAGCTGTCTGCCAAGTGTTTCGCCTCTGGGAGGCAGCCGGTCAGCTATCTGGTTCTCGAGGACTTGAAGGCCAGAGGGTTCTCGCTGGCGAAGAGGTGCAGCGGACTCGATTTGGCGCACTCCAAACTCGTGGTCAGGAAACTGGCAGAGTTCCACGCGGCCTCCGTCAAGCTGTTCGAGCAGGACCCGTCGGCTCTGGACAACTACCTGGTCTTCAAGTCGTTCCACGGACCTACGGCGCAGCAACTGGAGACCTTCTTGAAACAGGGTTGCAGGTTACTTGCGGATCAGTTGGACACGTTAGACGGATCGTTCTCAGAGTATGCGCCGAGGATACGAACTCTCGCAGAAAGCATATTTCCACGGCTAGCTGACTTGACACAGCGGAAGGGAAAGTTTCGTGTGCTAACCCACGCAGATACATGGGTCAACAACATCATGTTCAGATACGCTGCAGGAGTCGTCCAAGACGTGGTCCTTCTCGATTTCCAGTTGTCTTCCTACATTTCACCTTCGATTGACTTGCAATATTTTACTCACACAAGCCTTACGGAAGAAGTGTACGCCAATCATTTAACAGATCTTCTGAAAGAGTACCACAGCCGTTTAATCGAGGTGATGGACGATATTGGTATCAGTACGGACAAACAGATGTCCTTTGAGGAGCTACTGGAGGATTTCGAGGCGCATGCACTGTACGCCGTTTTTTCGGCAGTAGCAGTGCTGCCAATCGTGCGCACTCAAGACGAAACTAGATTCGATGTGGAAGCGTCTCTGAACGAAAGTGACAGTGCTGCCAACAGAAACACCTTCGCGAGCGCTCAGTATACGCAGGCTATAAAACAAATGCTGCCAGAATTTGAAAAGAGAGGCCTACTGTAG